A genomic stretch from Candidatus Baltobacteraceae bacterium includes:
- a CDS encoding response regulator transcription factor, whose translation MALARMLVIEDDEDVARLEQTVLERAGYEVRVTSSGAEGLELADSYKPDVVVLDVGLPDISGLDVCTSLSNSNNAFILMVSGHSREQDILLGLGLGADDYITKPFSGNELVARIASFLRRREKFAQKKEGNNILALGSSQLDRDFHTLHNGGTNVSLTALEFRLLWFLGEAEGRLLTRAQILEQVWNDTSGVPTRVVDVHVAALRKKLLEVDAPLEISSVRGIGYRLDKR comes from the coding sequence ATGGCTCTAGCACGGATGTTGGTAATTGAGGACGACGAGGACGTCGCTCGCTTAGAGCAGACGGTCCTCGAGCGTGCCGGTTACGAGGTTCGGGTGACGTCGAGCGGTGCCGAGGGGCTGGAATTGGCGGACAGCTACAAGCCGGACGTGGTCGTGCTCGACGTCGGCTTGCCCGACATCTCGGGCCTAGACGTCTGCACCTCGCTTTCGAATTCGAACAACGCCTTCATCCTGATGGTCAGCGGCCACTCGCGCGAGCAAGACATCCTGCTCGGCCTGGGGTTGGGCGCGGACGACTACATCACCAAGCCCTTCTCGGGCAACGAGCTGGTTGCGCGCATCGCCTCGTTTCTGCGCCGGCGCGAGAAATTCGCGCAGAAGAAAGAGGGCAACAATATTCTCGCCCTGGGCAGCTCGCAGCTCGATCGCGATTTCCATACGCTGCACAACGGCGGCACGAACGTCTCGTTGACCGCACTCGAGTTTCGATTGCTGTGGTTTTTAGGTGAGGCTGAGGGCCGGCTTCTCACCCGTGCCCAAATTCTCGAGCAGGTGTGGAACGACACGTCGGGTGTCCCGACCCGCGTGGTCGACGTGCACGTAGCGGCGCTGCGCAAGAAACTGCTCGAAGTCGACGCCCCGCTCGAGATCTCGAGCGTACGGGGCATCGGCTATCGCCTCGACAAGCGTTGA
- a CDS encoding PLP-dependent aminotransferase family protein, which yields MTDGRDFSRASLSLDPRDGRPLYVQLADQFAEAIESGALAPGDRLPAMRVLARDLGCALVTVTQAYELLAARGRVLSRVGKGTFVAGPPEAPTPFSPRWEPDVSRFSRAQRLDGVMEQLTRANHPGAITLATGHPAPETFPLADFGRAVHRTLLDDPPEMMQYRSSAGDTQLCETFAELLRSRGVQADASEVLVCSGAQQAADLVANVLLEARSVVASESPTYSGTLGVFDARGVTYVEVRSDDDGVRVDDVERVFAEYRPRLFYVNPIAQNPTGAVLPARRAKQIVALARRYDVMVLEDQTGWQLTYDGPAPQPLAAFDTDGRVVVMESLSKSIFPALRIGYVYARGAIAAALEVAKMRADVFTSTLTQRALWRFMNSPAYQRHLRSSRALYRERRDAFVDALGEYVAWSQIRSPAAGVNVWLPLPSRISTQAAFDACAREGVLVMPAEPFYPTRTGPPALRLSFGHLEKAAAREGARRVGRALELP from the coding sequence TTGACCGACGGACGTGACTTCTCCCGAGCTTCCCTGAGCCTCGACCCGCGAGACGGTCGTCCCCTCTACGTTCAACTCGCCGACCAGTTCGCGGAAGCGATCGAGTCCGGCGCGCTCGCGCCGGGCGACCGGCTTCCCGCGATGCGCGTGCTCGCGCGCGATCTGGGCTGCGCCCTCGTCACGGTCACGCAAGCGTACGAATTGCTGGCGGCGCGCGGACGCGTCCTCTCGCGTGTCGGGAAAGGCACGTTCGTCGCCGGGCCGCCGGAAGCGCCGACGCCGTTTTCCCCGCGGTGGGAACCCGACGTCTCGCGCTTCTCGCGCGCGCAGCGGCTCGACGGTGTCATGGAGCAGCTCACCCGCGCGAATCATCCCGGCGCGATTACGCTGGCAACCGGACATCCGGCGCCCGAAACGTTTCCGCTCGCCGATTTCGGCCGCGCGGTGCATCGGACGCTTCTCGACGATCCGCCCGAGATGATGCAGTATCGTTCGTCTGCCGGCGATACGCAGCTCTGCGAAACCTTCGCCGAGCTCTTGCGCTCGCGCGGCGTGCAGGCCGATGCAAGCGAGGTGCTCGTGTGCAGCGGCGCACAGCAAGCCGCCGATCTGGTGGCGAACGTGCTGCTCGAAGCGCGCAGCGTCGTCGCCAGCGAGAGTCCAACCTATTCGGGAACGCTCGGCGTCTTCGATGCTCGCGGCGTGACATACGTCGAAGTCCGCAGCGATGATGACGGCGTGCGTGTCGACGACGTCGAGCGAGTCTTCGCCGAATATCGCCCGCGCTTGTTCTACGTGAATCCGATCGCGCAGAATCCGACCGGCGCCGTCTTGCCGGCTCGCCGCGCGAAGCAGATCGTCGCACTTGCACGCCGGTACGATGTCATGGTGTTGGAAGATCAGACCGGCTGGCAGCTCACCTATGACGGTCCCGCGCCGCAACCGCTTGCCGCGTTCGACACCGACGGCCGCGTGGTGGTAATGGAGAGCCTCTCGAAGTCGATCTTCCCGGCGCTGCGCATCGGATACGTTTACGCCCGCGGCGCCATCGCCGCGGCGCTCGAAGTGGCGAAGATGCGCGCCGACGTCTTCACGTCGACACTCACGCAGCGGGCGCTTTGGCGCTTCATGAACTCGCCCGCATATCAACGCCACTTGCGCAGCTCCCGTGCGCTTTATCGCGAGCGCCGCGATGCGTTCGTCGATGCGCTCGGCGAATATGTTGCGTGGTCACAAATTCGTTCTCCGGCGGCGGGCGTGAACGTTTGGCTGCCCCTCCCGTCGCGGATCTCGACGCAGGCGGCATTTGATGCATGCGCGCGCGAAGGCGTGCTGGTGATGCCGGCTGAGCCGTTCTATCCGACGCGAACGGGACCACCGGCATTGCGGCTTTCATTCGGTCATCTCGAGAAGGCGGCGGCGCGCGAAGGCGCTCGCCGTGTCGGTCGCGCGCTCGAGCTTCCCTGA
- a CDS encoding TldD/PmbA family protein, with amino-acid sequence MTDSDAIEVAAGAVDFALEAGADAAEAAYAIAERFHVEARDATISKLERSTGSSLQLRLWNGGRHTSFSTSDLRPAALREAVARAFEQSAYVAADPYAGLPDENGSFGGDLELFDPRIAQFEGAAKVDDALALERVIRAVDPRVVNSNGSHYSDATSTIALVNSRGFRGLYSGTRASRSTAPVAQADGTKRTAHYGTAGRFMRDLEPAERVGAIAARRAVEMFGARKPSTMRVPVIFERDVAAAVLDDIFAAVAASNVAVGNSWLADRIGERVGSELVTIIDDGTLPGRLGSAPFDGEGVATRRTPVFEAGILRTFLFDAYYARKLGARTTGNSTGGGIGPNNLYLEPGAKSLEELIAATPRGVLVLDTIGFAAEHASGAYSRGARGFMIENGELTYPIDEFTIAGNFAAMLAALDAVASDLRFDGATAAPSFRVAEMTVSGN; translated from the coding sequence ATGACGGACAGTGACGCGATCGAAGTCGCTGCCGGCGCCGTCGACTTCGCTTTGGAAGCCGGTGCCGACGCAGCGGAGGCGGCGTACGCGATCGCCGAGCGATTTCACGTCGAGGCGCGCGATGCGACGATCAGTAAACTGGAGCGCTCGACCGGGTCGAGCCTGCAGCTGCGCCTTTGGAACGGCGGACGCCACACCTCGTTCTCGACCTCGGATCTTCGTCCGGCGGCGTTGCGAGAAGCGGTCGCACGCGCATTCGAGCAGTCGGCGTATGTTGCCGCCGACCCGTACGCCGGCCTTCCCGACGAGAACGGATCGTTCGGCGGCGATCTCGAGCTTTTCGATCCGCGCATCGCGCAATTCGAAGGCGCCGCCAAGGTCGATGACGCGCTCGCGCTCGAGCGCGTCATCCGAGCCGTCGATCCGCGCGTCGTCAACTCCAACGGCTCACACTACTCCGATGCAACGAGCACGATCGCGTTGGTAAACTCCCGCGGGTTTCGCGGGCTGTACTCGGGCACGCGTGCGTCGCGATCGACCGCCCCCGTCGCGCAAGCGGACGGCACGAAGCGGACGGCCCATTATGGAACGGCAGGGCGCTTCATGCGCGACCTCGAGCCGGCCGAACGCGTCGGCGCGATCGCCGCGCGGCGCGCGGTCGAGATGTTCGGAGCGCGTAAACCGTCCACCATGCGCGTGCCGGTGATCTTCGAGCGCGACGTCGCGGCGGCCGTTCTCGACGATATTTTCGCGGCGGTCGCGGCTTCGAACGTGGCGGTGGGCAATTCTTGGCTGGCCGACCGGATCGGCGAGCGCGTCGGCAGCGAACTCGTGACGATTATCGACGACGGCACGTTACCCGGCCGCTTGGGCAGCGCACCATTCGACGGCGAGGGCGTGGCGACGCGCCGGACCCCCGTCTTCGAGGCCGGGATCTTGCGCACGTTTCTCTTCGACGCGTACTACGCGCGTAAGCTGGGCGCGCGGACCACGGGCAATTCTACCGGCGGGGGAATCGGCCCGAACAATCTCTACCTCGAGCCCGGGGCGAAATCGCTCGAGGAGCTGATCGCGGCGACCCCGCGCGGCGTTTTGGTCCTCGACACGATCGGCTTTGCCGCTGAGCATGCTTCCGGCGCGTACAGCCGGGGAGCGCGCGGCTTCATGATCGAAAACGGCGAGCTGACCTATCCGATCGACGAGTTCACGATAGCCGGGAACTTTGCCGCGATGCTTGCGGCCCTCGACGCGGTAGCGAGCGATCTACGCTTCGACGGCGCAACGGCTGCCCCGTCGTTTCGCGTAGCGGAGATGACCGTCAGCGGAAATTGA
- a CDS encoding NAD-dependent malic enzyme: protein MRIEMPNENGAFGVLANAIGDAGGEIVAVDMRSVTRARVVRDVTINVSSDGIGTEVRNAVERLEGVRVVSVSDSTFLAHLGGKIRIEPKMAVKTRKDLSIVYTPGVARVSMAIAADPSKAFQLSIKRNTVAVVSDGTAVLGLGDIGPLGALPVMEGKAMLFKQFAGIDAFPICLETKDVDEIVETVVRIAPVFGGINLEDISAPRCFEIEQRLIERLDIPVMHDDQHGTAVAILAALINAAKVVDKDLRDLQVVVSGSGAAGTATIKMLLEAGVRDVIPVDRNGAINREERYDNAHWRWLAEHTNRENRRGTLGDVLAGADVFIGVSAPGILQPDQIRGMARDPIVFAMANPTPEIMPDVAAPVAAVVATGRSDFPNQVNNLLAFPGIFRGALDVRASRITERMKLAAAYAIASIVTEEERGAEYIIPSVFDPRVVDAVAKGVGAAAVDEGVARRTLVKTEEEEIDSKV from the coding sequence ATGCGTATCGAGATGCCGAACGAGAACGGCGCGTTCGGTGTGCTTGCCAACGCCATCGGCGATGCCGGCGGAGAGATCGTCGCCGTCGACATGCGTTCGGTTACACGAGCGCGCGTCGTGCGCGACGTAACCATCAACGTCAGCTCGGACGGAATCGGCACCGAAGTTCGCAATGCGGTTGAGCGGCTGGAAGGCGTGCGCGTCGTCTCGGTTTCCGATTCCACATTCCTGGCTCACCTGGGCGGCAAGATCCGTATCGAACCGAAGATGGCGGTCAAGACGCGTAAGGATCTTTCCATCGTTTACACGCCGGGCGTCGCTCGCGTCTCCATGGCCATCGCCGCCGATCCGTCCAAGGCGTTTCAGCTCTCGATCAAACGCAACACCGTTGCGGTCGTATCCGACGGTACGGCAGTGTTGGGTCTGGGCGACATCGGACCGCTCGGTGCGCTGCCGGTCATGGAGGGCAAGGCGATGCTCTTCAAGCAATTTGCCGGTATCGACGCCTTCCCGATTTGTCTGGAGACCAAGGACGTCGATGAAATCGTCGAGACGGTCGTCCGGATCGCGCCGGTCTTCGGGGGAATCAACCTCGAAGACATCTCGGCTCCGCGGTGTTTCGAGATCGAGCAACGGTTGATCGAGCGTCTCGATATCCCCGTGATGCACGACGATCAGCACGGGACCGCAGTCGCCATTCTCGCCGCGCTGATCAATGCGGCCAAGGTCGTGGACAAGGATTTGCGCGATCTGCAAGTGGTCGTTTCGGGCAGCGGCGCGGCCGGAACGGCGACGATCAAGATGCTTCTGGAAGCCGGGGTGCGCGACGTCATACCGGTCGATCGCAATGGAGCGATCAATCGGGAGGAGCGCTACGACAACGCGCACTGGCGATGGCTGGCCGAACACACCAACCGTGAAAACCGGCGCGGTACGTTGGGGGACGTGCTCGCAGGCGCGGACGTGTTCATCGGCGTCTCGGCGCCGGGCATCCTTCAGCCCGACCAGATCCGCGGGATGGCACGCGATCCAATCGTCTTTGCCATGGCCAATCCCACGCCGGAAATCATGCCGGACGTTGCCGCGCCGGTTGCCGCCGTGGTTGCTACCGGCCGCTCGGACTTTCCGAACCAGGTGAACAATTTGCTCGCCTTCCCGGGTATTTTCCGCGGCGCGCTCGACGTGCGCGCGAGCCGGATCACGGAACGGATGAAGCTGGCGGCGGCCTATGCAATCGCCTCGATCGTGACCGAGGAGGAGCGCGGCGCGGAATACATCATTCCGAGCGTTTTCGACCCCCGCGTGGTGGATGCGGTGGCAAAGGGGGTGGGCGCGGCGGCAGTCGACGAAGGCGTAGCACGGCGAACGCTGGTAAAGACCGAAGAAGAAGAGATTGATTCTAAAGTCTAG
- a CDS encoding metallopeptidase TldD-related protein: MLDRDVYRKLLARALRHGGDFADIFCERRLSYSFRLQDGRIHEGSSSVAQGVGIRVVIGESAGYAYSDELDFDALLRAAEAASLIARGAPAQTIALADLTGTQVAAPYDQSRVSHAPAQQYVDLLDRADRSARAFDSRIVAVNAHVADQLQDVWIATSDGLLVHDHRPMIAFGVQTVAKSGGERGAGYVGDGGRTSIAYFDDHTPEVLAGDAARIAVTNLQAEPAPAGEMEMVVGAGGGGVLLHEAVGHGLEGDFNRRGTSLYSGRVGERVASELVTIYDDGNLPEERGSVSVDDEGVPGQHKVLVEDGVLRGYMQDELNGRLMGVASTGSGRRQSFRFLPQPRMCNTYMPSGTSSVEEIIASTKRGLYAKAFAGGQVEISKGDFVFMVAEGYLIENGKVTAPVKNATIVGNGPEAMTKVVAVGNDSRLARRHYTCGKAGQRVPVGVGMPTLKISSITVGGTGSLHDGQ, translated from the coding sequence ATGCTCGATCGCGACGTCTACCGCAAGCTTCTTGCCCGCGCACTGCGCCACGGCGGCGATTTTGCGGACATTTTTTGCGAGCGGCGTCTGTCCTACTCGTTCCGGCTCCAGGACGGCCGCATCCATGAAGGCTCGAGTTCCGTTGCGCAAGGCGTCGGCATTCGCGTGGTGATCGGCGAATCGGCGGGCTACGCTTATAGCGACGAGCTCGATTTCGATGCGTTGCTGCGCGCCGCCGAGGCGGCTTCGCTGATCGCGCGCGGTGCTCCGGCGCAGACGATTGCGCTTGCGGATCTCACCGGCACGCAAGTCGCGGCGCCTTACGATCAGTCGCGGGTTTCTCACGCACCGGCGCAGCAATATGTAGACCTGCTCGATCGAGCCGATCGCAGCGCGCGTGCATTCGATTCGCGCATCGTAGCCGTCAACGCGCACGTTGCCGACCAACTGCAGGACGTCTGGATCGCGACGAGCGACGGACTGCTCGTGCACGACCATCGTCCGATGATCGCGTTTGGCGTACAAACGGTGGCGAAATCAGGCGGTGAACGCGGAGCGGGCTACGTGGGAGACGGCGGGCGGACCTCGATTGCGTATTTCGACGATCACACGCCCGAAGTGCTCGCCGGCGACGCGGCGCGTATTGCGGTGACGAATCTGCAGGCCGAACCGGCGCCTGCCGGTGAGATGGAGATGGTTGTCGGCGCGGGCGGCGGCGGCGTGTTGCTTCACGAAGCGGTCGGGCATGGTTTAGAGGGCGATTTCAACCGGCGTGGGACCTCGCTCTACAGCGGGCGAGTCGGAGAGCGCGTGGCGAGCGAATTGGTGACGATCTACGACGACGGGAATCTACCGGAAGAGCGCGGCAGCGTTTCCGTCGACGACGAAGGCGTTCCCGGTCAACACAAGGTGCTGGTCGAAGACGGCGTGTTGCGCGGTTACATGCAGGACGAGCTCAACGGGCGTCTGATGGGCGTCGCCTCGACCGGCAGCGGACGCCGTCAGTCGTTCCGCTTCTTGCCGCAGCCGCGCATGTGCAATACGTACATGCCGAGCGGCACGAGCAGCGTGGAGGAGATCATCGCCTCGACCAAACGCGGTCTCTACGCCAAGGCGTTCGCGGGTGGCCAAGTGGAGATCAGCAAGGGCGACTTCGTGTTTATGGTCGCCGAGGGGTATCTGATCGAGAACGGCAAGGTGACGGCGCCGGTGAAGAACGCGACGATCGTCGGCAACGGACCCGAGGCGATGACCAAGGTCGTCGCCGTCGGAAACGATAGCCGTTTGGCGCGCCGCCATTACACCTGCGGAAAAGCTGGGCAACGCGTGCCGGTCGGTGTCGGTATGCCCACGCTCAAGATTTCATCCATCACCGTTGGAGGCACCGGATCGCTCCATGACGGACAGTGA